One window of Priestia filamentosa genomic DNA carries:
- the shc gene encoding squalene--hopene cyclase: MWTKQAKQHTTHLIKELRELQQENGSWLFPFETGVMADAYMILTLRALGAEEEPLIAKLSKRILSLQHKDGTWRHYEDEPQGNLSATIQAYTALLVAGASSKEETHMKRAERFIQQNGGVKKAHFLTKWMLCANGLYPWPRFFYVPMTIMNIPTSFPLNFFSLSTYARIHFVPMMIAANKKFSIPSNHSIYSLYEREGAEEEWNVEDERFIIKDLFFYLKRLRNLPSYMHQAGYKKAESYMISRIEDDGTLYSYATATFFMIYGLLALGYEKNSPLIINAINGLKKLVTTVDGMNHLENSTSTVWDTALLSYSLQESGVSYKDPMIKKASFYLLNNQHKKVADWAVHNPHIAPGGWGFSHNNTINPDLDDTSAALRAITAPSVHDTRYLSSWNRGVDWLLSMQNRDGGWAAFEKNVDFQLLTHIPLKNAEDAIIDPSTADLTGRVLQFLGKFAGLTEKHPAVKRAVKWLCNQQERDGSWYGRWGVCYIYGTWAALTGMRAVGVPLDDPHIQKGVLFLKKHQRQDGGWGESCRSSEVKKYVPLSFSTPSQTSWALDALLTCLPKEHVTIKNGVKFLLTPHIHKAKTYPTGIGLPEQFYIRYHSYNYIFPLLALSHYCQA; the protein is encoded by the coding sequence GTGTGGACTAAACAAGCAAAACAGCATACAACTCATCTTATCAAGGAGCTCCGCGAACTTCAACAAGAGAATGGTTCATGGCTCTTTCCTTTTGAAACAGGCGTTATGGCTGATGCCTATATGATTTTAACCCTAAGAGCACTTGGAGCTGAAGAAGAGCCCTTGATTGCCAAACTTTCTAAGCGGATTCTTTCCCTTCAGCATAAAGACGGTACATGGCGACACTATGAAGACGAGCCACAAGGCAATTTGTCAGCAACCATTCAAGCATATACAGCTCTACTTGTAGCAGGAGCTTCTTCAAAAGAGGAAACGCATATGAAACGAGCAGAGCGCTTTATTCAGCAAAACGGCGGTGTGAAAAAAGCTCATTTTTTAACGAAATGGATGCTTTGTGCAAACGGCTTATATCCATGGCCGCGCTTTTTTTATGTACCGATGACTATCATGAATATCCCCACGTCTTTTCCGCTTAATTTCTTTTCGTTAAGCACATATGCGCGTATTCATTTTGTACCAATGATGATTGCTGCTAACAAAAAGTTTTCCATCCCGAGTAATCATAGCATCTACTCTCTCTATGAACGTGAAGGAGCTGAAGAAGAATGGAATGTTGAAGATGAACGCTTCATTATTAAAGATCTGTTTTTTTATTTAAAACGATTGCGCAACTTACCAAGTTACATGCATCAAGCAGGCTATAAAAAGGCTGAATCGTATATGATTAGCCGAATTGAAGATGACGGCACCTTGTACAGCTATGCAACGGCTACATTTTTTATGATTTATGGATTACTAGCATTAGGGTATGAAAAAAACTCTCCTCTTATTATCAATGCCATAAATGGTCTAAAAAAGCTCGTCACAACTGTTGACGGCATGAATCATCTTGAAAATTCAACCTCAACTGTATGGGATACAGCATTGCTTTCTTATTCTCTGCAAGAAAGCGGTGTGAGTTATAAGGATCCAATGATAAAAAAAGCGAGTTTCTACCTATTAAATAACCAGCACAAAAAAGTAGCAGACTGGGCTGTTCACAATCCCCACATAGCGCCTGGAGGATGGGGATTTTCACATAACAATACGATAAATCCCGATCTTGATGACACGTCTGCCGCCCTAAGAGCCATCACTGCTCCAAGCGTTCACGATACTCGGTATCTTAGCTCATGGAATAGAGGCGTTGATTGGCTTTTATCTATGCAAAATAGAGATGGAGGATGGGCGGCATTTGAAAAAAACGTTGATTTTCAGCTCCTAACTCATATTCCGTTAAAAAATGCAGAAGATGCTATTATTGATCCTTCAACAGCAGATTTAACAGGGCGAGTGCTTCAGTTTCTCGGAAAATTCGCTGGTTTAACAGAAAAACATCCAGCCGTAAAGCGAGCTGTGAAGTGGCTTTGTAATCAGCAAGAGAGAGATGGTTCATGGTATGGTCGCTGGGGAGTTTGCTATATTTACGGCACATGGGCAGCTTTAACAGGGATGAGAGCTGTTGGGGTGCCACTTGATGACCCTCACATCCAAAAAGGCGTTCTCTTTCTTAAAAAACATCAGCGTCAAGATGGAGGATGGGGTGAATCTTGCCGAAGCTCTGAAGTCAAAAAATACGTACCTCTTTCATTTAGTACTCCTTCTCAAACATCATGGGCACTTGATGCTCTTTTAACATGTTTGCCAAAGGAACACGTCACAATTAAAAACGGAGTAAAATTTCTTTTAACCCCGCATATTCATAAAGCAAAAACATATCCAACGGGAATTGGCTTACCAGAGCAGTTTTATATTCGCTATCACAGCTATAACTATATCTTTCCTCTTCTTGCTCTTAGTCACTATTGCCAAGCGTAA
- a CDS encoding DUF6501 family protein produces MIHQNWKDRPTIKEIKCVHTNASKYMVENVLSVNKTYEVKNETEEFYFVVDNTGKVGGYYKEYFEE; encoded by the coding sequence ATGATTCATCAAAACTGGAAAGATCGTCCAACAATTAAAGAAATTAAATGTGTGCATACAAATGCAAGTAAATATATGGTTGAAAACGTACTAAGCGTAAATAAAACATATGAAGTCAAAAACGAAACAGAAGAGTTTTATTTCGTTGTTGACAACACAGGAAAAGTTGGCGGCTATTATAAGGAATATTTCGAAGAATAA
- a CDS encoding alpha/beta hydrolase, with protein sequence MDEKYAVVQNAEELYHQGSEIGVLVLHGFTGTTQSVKPVYTVLKDKGYTVYAPRLKGHGTHHEDMEKSTKEDWLSSAQEGYEKLTEACERIFVTGLSMGGTLALHLGAQYQNIAGIIPINPAIDMPHLKQQSETEARFLTGIGSDIKKEGVHELAYEKTPVASIRELTALMEKVKNNLHEVTSPLLLLSSKTDNVVPPHNSQYVFSNVESEQKEMITLSNSFHVATLDHDQGFLCEKIVKFISERC encoded by the coding sequence ATGGATGAAAAGTATGCGGTTGTTCAGAACGCTGAAGAGCTTTATCATCAAGGTAGTGAAATAGGGGTATTAGTGCTCCATGGGTTTACAGGTACAACGCAAAGCGTGAAACCTGTATATACTGTGCTAAAAGATAAAGGATACACTGTATATGCCCCACGCCTTAAAGGGCATGGGACGCATCATGAAGATATGGAAAAAAGCACGAAAGAGGACTGGCTTTCCTCTGCTCAAGAAGGATATGAAAAACTAACTGAAGCATGTGAACGTATATTTGTAACAGGCCTTTCGATGGGTGGAACGCTAGCCCTTCATTTAGGTGCTCAATACCAAAATATCGCAGGCATTATTCCGATTAATCCGGCTATTGATATGCCTCATTTAAAACAGCAGAGCGAGACAGAAGCTCGCTTTTTAACCGGAATCGGCTCTGATATTAAGAAAGAAGGCGTACACGAACTTGCTTATGAAAAAACACCTGTTGCGTCAATAAGAGAGCTCACTGCATTAATGGAGAAAGTGAAGAACAATCTTCACGAAGTGACATCACCGCTTCTTTTGCTTTCTTCTAAAACGGACAATGTTGTTCCACCCCATAATAGCCAATATGTTTTCAGCAATGTTGAAAGCGAGCAAAAAGAAATGATAACGCTATCAAATAGCTTTCATGTTGCAACACTTGATCATGATCAAGGCTTTTTATGTGAAAAAATCGTAAAGTTTATTAGTGAAAGATGTTAG
- a CDS encoding CapE family protein has protein sequence MTILKRTFGIVLPIAIVAGLLFTLGEFKHTETLTPQEQEQIDVQLAK, from the coding sequence ATGACTATTTTAAAAAGAACATTTGGTATTGTACTGCCGATCGCTATTGTTGCTGGACTTTTATTCACACTTGGAGAGTTTAAACATACAGAAACATTAACACCGCAAGAACAAGAACAGATTGACGTTCAACTTGCTAAATAA
- a CDS encoding gamma-glutamyltransferase family protein, giving the protein MSKKNILKIVIAIVLVSSLFLAGQTLWKRTIGAQDYGVSSSNPIATKVGMNVLENGGNAVDAAIAISYTLNVVEPYGSGIGGGGGMLISPPDKKATFLDYREEAPQKIDGEREGNSGVPGFVAGMAYAHDKYGSLNMNELLNPAIHYAKEGFKINEPLSFAIQEHEKKLDNREAFYPDGDPLKQGDVLKQPELAETLEKIRDEGASAFYKGSIAEDIEEEGHISTNDLQDYEVKERDPVVGKYGESTVISAPPPFSGTTLIQMLMMMDDANLSSIKSDSLFTHYMGQITKAAYKDRIEKLADPEFENQYAQDWTSSQYVNLLNQQLNSTNAGEQYEVDKEHESTTHFVVMDKEGTVVSTTNTLSDFFGSGDYTNGFFLNNQLQNFGDGVNRIESGKRPRTFMAPTVVKTEEGTIGIGSPGGDRIPQMVAQVLYYHMREGKSWSDAVKHKRFAFDSITLEEEDSLTKKESAALKSYGYKLGKSDNPMHFGSVQVLQKDEDGHIIGEADARRGGNWAKK; this is encoded by the coding sequence ATGAGTAAGAAAAACATTCTAAAAATCGTCATTGCTATCGTTCTCGTATCTTCACTATTTTTAGCTGGTCAAACGTTATGGAAAAGAACCATTGGTGCACAGGATTATGGCGTGAGCAGCTCAAATCCGATTGCTACGAAAGTTGGCATGAATGTGCTTGAGAATGGAGGAAACGCAGTTGACGCAGCCATTGCGATTTCATACACTCTAAACGTTGTAGAACCATACGGATCTGGAATAGGCGGCGGCGGTGGGATGCTCATTTCTCCTCCTGACAAAAAAGCAACGTTTCTTGACTACCGTGAAGAAGCTCCACAAAAGATTGATGGAGAGCGTGAAGGAAACTCAGGAGTACCTGGGTTTGTAGCAGGTATGGCATACGCTCATGATAAATACGGTTCACTAAATATGAACGAGCTTTTAAATCCTGCTATTCACTATGCAAAAGAAGGGTTTAAGATAAATGAACCGCTCTCCTTTGCAATTCAAGAGCATGAAAAAAAGTTGGATAACAGAGAAGCGTTTTATCCTGACGGAGATCCTTTAAAGCAAGGAGACGTACTTAAGCAGCCTGAACTTGCTGAAACGCTCGAAAAAATTCGAGATGAAGGAGCTTCAGCTTTTTATAAAGGTTCTATTGCAGAGGACATTGAAGAAGAGGGGCATATTTCAACAAACGATTTACAAGATTATGAGGTGAAAGAGCGAGATCCTGTTGTAGGGAAATATGGGGAAAGCACAGTGATTTCAGCACCACCTCCATTTTCAGGAACAACACTTATTCAAATGCTCATGATGATGGATGATGCAAACCTTTCTTCTATTAAAAGTGATAGCTTGTTTACTCACTATATGGGACAGATTACAAAGGCAGCATACAAGGACCGAATTGAAAAGCTTGCAGATCCTGAGTTTGAAAATCAATATGCACAGGATTGGACAAGCTCTCAATATGTGAATCTCTTAAACCAACAGCTTAACTCAACTAATGCGGGAGAACAGTATGAGGTTGATAAAGAGCATGAAAGCACCACGCATTTTGTTGTAATGGACAAAGAGGGTACCGTTGTTTCAACAACAAATACGCTAAGCGACTTTTTTGGTTCTGGGGATTACACAAACGGCTTTTTCCTAAACAACCAGCTTCAAAACTTTGGTGATGGAGTAAATCGTATTGAATCAGGAAAAAGACCAAGAACATTTATGGCCCCAACAGTTGTGAAGACAGAAGAGGGGACAATTGGAATTGGTTCACCTGGTGGAGATCGAATTCCGCAAATGGTTGCTCAAGTACTCTATTATCATATGAGAGAAGGAAAGTCGTGGAGCGATGCTGTAAAACATAAACGATTCGCCTTTGATTCTATCACTCTTGAAGAAGAAGATTCTCTAACGAAAAAAGAAAGCGCCGCTCTAAAATCTTATGGATATAAGCTTGGAAAAAGTGATAACCCAATGCACTTTGGCAGTGTGCAAGTTCTTCAGAAAGATGAAGACGGTCATATAATAGGAGAAGCTGATGCACGTCGAGGTGGGAATTGGGCTAAAAAATAA
- a CDS encoding CapA family protein, producing MDKKIKKLNFQEKILIFIKKTKPKNGKYVAILTPLIIIALVLSAWLTRTEDTKAVAEQAQYKAKMTLVGDLMLGRFTENIMDKHGADYLFEHVQPYLKDSDYMTGNLDVPILTKDESQYEPLDKDLLLSTDKRSLKSIKNAGFSVLNLANNNAMNYGEKGLKDTLASLQEEGIDSVGAGVNASSAKKVSYQDVNGLKVATLGFTDVRSEGTEAKKNKAGVVYTDPDVLFNEIEKAKDPKQGNADLVVVNVHWGQEYDMEPSPRQEALAKAMVDAGADMIAGHHPHVLSSFDVYKDSVIFYSLGNFVSDQGWSNTKNTALAQYKLKEDGTAYVDVVPLRIEEGSPRPVDNWWYKKQIFNSLTKGVSKGVLWEQKDDKIRIFLNHNKVIDKN from the coding sequence ATGGATAAAAAAATAAAAAAGCTAAATTTCCAAGAAAAAATTCTAATTTTTATTAAAAAAACAAAACCAAAAAACGGTAAGTATGTGGCTATTTTAACACCGCTTATTATCATTGCACTTGTTTTGTCAGCATGGTTAACACGTACAGAAGATACAAAAGCAGTTGCTGAACAAGCACAATATAAAGCAAAAATGACCTTAGTTGGAGACTTAATGCTTGGGCGCTTCACAGAAAATATCATGGATAAGCACGGGGCAGATTATTTATTTGAGCACGTGCAGCCTTATTTAAAAGACTCTGATTATATGACAGGAAACTTAGATGTTCCTATTCTAACAAAAGATGAAAGTCAGTATGAACCACTTGATAAAGATCTTCTGCTTTCAACTGACAAGCGTTCTTTAAAATCGATAAAGAATGCGGGATTTAGCGTGTTGAACTTAGCAAACAACAACGCGATGAACTATGGGGAAAAAGGGTTAAAAGATACGCTAGCATCGCTTCAGGAAGAAGGCATTGATAGCGTTGGCGCCGGTGTAAATGCGAGCAGTGCTAAAAAAGTGTCATATCAAGATGTAAATGGATTAAAAGTTGCAACACTTGGCTTCACAGATGTCCGTTCGGAAGGCACAGAAGCGAAGAAAAATAAAGCAGGTGTTGTCTACACTGATCCAGATGTACTGTTTAACGAAATTGAAAAAGCAAAAGATCCGAAACAAGGGAACGCAGACCTTGTTGTTGTGAATGTTCATTGGGGGCAAGAATATGACATGGAGCCAAGTCCACGTCAAGAAGCTTTAGCAAAAGCAATGGTTGATGCAGGAGCAGATATGATTGCAGGTCATCATCCACACGTTTTATCTTCCTTTGATGTTTACAAAGACAGCGTGATCTTTTATAGCTTAGGTAACTTTGTATCTGATCAAGGCTGGTCAAATACAAAAAATACCGCTCTTGCGCAATATAAACTAAAAGAAGATGGAACAGCGTACGTAGATGTTGTCCCACTTCGAATTGAAGAAGGAAGTCCGCGTCCTGTTGACAATTGGTGGTATAAGAAACAAATTTTCAACAGCTTAACAAAAGGCGTATCTAAAGGAGTTCTTTGGGAACAGAAAGACGATAAAATTCGCATATTCTTAAATCACAACAAAGTCATCGATAAAAACTAG
- the pgsC gene encoding poly-gamma-glutamate biosynthesis protein PgsC gives MFGADLYIALVLGVTLSLLFAEKTGIIPAGLVVPGYLALVFDQPVFILVVLFISILTYVIVMYGIGRFAILYGKRKFAAMLIVGICLKLVFDYFYPVMPFEIQEFRGIGIIVPGLIANTIQKQGIPFTVGSTLLLSGLTFGIMNLYYFI, from the coding sequence ATGTTTGGTGCAGATTTATATATTGCATTAGTACTTGGCGTTACGCTCAGTCTACTTTTCGCAGAAAAAACGGGAATTATTCCAGCAGGTCTTGTTGTACCGGGGTATTTAGCTCTTGTATTTGACCAACCAGTTTTTATATTAGTTGTTTTATTTATTAGTATTTTAACATATGTGATTGTAATGTATGGAATTGGGCGATTTGCGATTCTTTATGGGAAGCGTAAATTTGCTGCAATGCTTATCGTTGGTATTTGTTTAAAGCTTGTTTTTGACTACTTTTATCCTGTTATGCCATTTGAGATTCAAGAATTCCGCGGAATTGGAATTATCGTACCTGGTCTTATCGCGAACACAATCCAAAAACAAGGCATTCCGTTTACAGTTGGAAGTACGCTCCTTTTAAGCGGCCTAACGTTTGGAATTATGAACTTGTACTACTTTATTTAA
- the pgsB gene encoding poly-gamma-glutamate synthase PgsB, translated as MALIIICAVLLLCLGMWDYKQHLKRIHAVPIRVNINGIRGKSTVTRLVTGVVKEAGYRTIGKTTGTSARMIYWHTSEEEPIKRRLEGPNIGEQRRVMKKIEDLEPDALICECMAVQPDYQITFQNQLLQANVGVIVNVLEDHMDVMGPTLDEVAQAFLAAIPYNGHLVTIESPYLDYFKEEAKKRNSEVIVADNSKITEEYLRKFDYMVFPDNASIALAVAEALGIDEETAMAGMLNAQPDPGAMRIVRFGEDEENPAFFVNGFAANDASSTLKIWERVSELGYSTNHPIVIMNCRDDRVDRTIQFAEDVLPYIPSEIVIAIGGTTSPISDAYERGDLDTNQYFDLEGYSTEEIIEELKPYLKGRVVYGVGNIHGSGEPLIEAINNMQSVRKAG; from the coding sequence ATGGCACTCATTATTATATGTGCCGTTTTACTTCTTTGCTTAGGAATGTGGGATTATAAGCAGCATTTAAAACGAATCCACGCTGTGCCAATCCGCGTGAATATTAATGGAATCCGTGGAAAATCAACTGTTACACGATTAGTAACAGGAGTTGTAAAAGAAGCGGGTTACAGAACAATTGGTAAAACAACCGGAACGTCCGCTCGAATGATTTACTGGCATACGAGTGAAGAAGAACCAATTAAGAGAAGACTTGAAGGACCAAACATCGGAGAGCAGCGCCGTGTGATGAAAAAGATTGAAGATCTTGAACCAGATGCTCTGATTTGCGAATGTATGGCTGTTCAGCCTGACTATCAAATTACGTTTCAAAATCAACTTTTACAAGCAAATGTCGGCGTTATTGTAAACGTACTAGAAGACCATATGGATGTTATGGGACCAACGCTTGATGAAGTTGCTCAAGCCTTTTTAGCCGCTATTCCATATAATGGTCATCTTGTGACAATCGAAAGCCCTTATTTAGATTATTTTAAAGAAGAAGCGAAAAAGCGTAATTCAGAAGTCATCGTAGCAGACAACTCTAAAATTACAGAAGAATATTTACGTAAGTTCGATTACATGGTATTTCCCGACAATGCTTCAATTGCCTTAGCTGTAGCTGAAGCGCTTGGTATTGATGAAGAAACAGCTATGGCAGGAATGCTTAATGCTCAACCAGACCCAGGTGCAATGCGCATCGTCCGTTTCGGAGAAGATGAAGAAAATCCAGCCTTTTTCGTGAATGGATTTGCAGCAAATGACGCATCATCTACGCTTAAAATATGGGAGCGTGTGAGTGAGTTAGGTTATAGTACAAATCATCCTATTGTAATTATGAATTGTCGCGATGATCGTGTTGATCGAACAATTCAGTTTGCTGAAGACGTTCTACCTTACATACCATCAGAGATTGTCATTGCAATTGGTGGAACAACTTCTCCAATTAGCGACGCTTATGAACGCGGCGATCTTGACACAAATCAATATTTTGATCTTGAAGGATATTCAACAGAAGAAATTATTGAAGAATTAAAACCATACTTAAAAGGACGCGTTGTCTACGGAGTTGGTAATATTCACGGCTCTGGTGAACCGCTTATTGAAGCAATCAACAACATGCAGTCTGTTCGTAAAGCAGGTTAA
- a CDS encoding ABC-ATPase domain-containing protein codes for MKKLLQILKEIDGKGYPNYKRIQGRYKWPHYEVAVNYVQGDPFASPSKICLHIPLTNIEIKKEWLRDKYREICCKDHITRLIHKSLKEEEERAKGSGKSGMILIDYPGQEVLNRTSVTFSASLMTVSLSVGLPAKGRRILGKQAELIFKTLLPAIVEKSIFQMNIKELETAIILTDQQQAIRAYLKEHELVSFVANGSILPRKSGVSELPLQKAVPFQSPEELEIAIPIPHTTNHLRGMGVKKGVTVIVGGGYHGKSTLLQGIERGVYNYRKGDGREFVITENTAVKIRAEDGRNVEKVDISLFVNNLPNGGSTAEFSSENASGSTSQAANIIEALEAGARTLVIDEDTSATNFMIRDMRMKELISSQEEPITPFIDRVSTLYEQEGISSILVMGGSGAYFEKAHTVLKLNNYNCTDVTNQAKEIAAKYPEEHRYAFTKHEGRKERIVRPESLQSEQGRKRMIKVRSKDTIQYGKSIINLHYVEQLVNESQTRAIAGILSHIERKNLLCSSKTMKDLLKYVQQEIERHGLKHFASSKKGEGELAEPRAHEIAAALNRLRSLSMI; via the coding sequence GTGAAAAAGCTGTTACAAATTCTTAAAGAAATCGATGGGAAAGGATATCCAAACTATAAAAGAATACAAGGGAGATACAAGTGGCCACATTATGAAGTAGCCGTTAATTATGTGCAAGGGGATCCTTTTGCAAGTCCATCTAAAATTTGTTTACATATTCCTTTGACAAATATAGAGATAAAAAAAGAGTGGCTAAGAGATAAATACCGTGAAATATGCTGTAAAGACCATATTACACGGCTTATACATAAAAGCTTAAAAGAAGAAGAGGAAAGAGCAAAAGGGTCCGGAAAAAGCGGGATGATTTTAATTGACTATCCCGGGCAAGAAGTGCTCAATCGAACTTCTGTTACTTTTTCCGCATCACTGATGACTGTCTCGCTGTCAGTTGGCTTACCTGCAAAAGGACGCCGGATTTTAGGGAAACAAGCTGAGCTCATTTTCAAGACTCTTCTACCCGCTATTGTAGAAAAATCCATTTTTCAAATGAATATAAAAGAATTAGAGACGGCGATTATCCTCACTGATCAGCAGCAAGCTATTCGTGCTTATTTAAAAGAACATGAACTTGTTTCGTTTGTCGCTAATGGATCCATTCTTCCCCGGAAAAGCGGTGTGAGTGAGCTACCTTTACAAAAAGCTGTTCCTTTTCAAAGTCCAGAAGAATTAGAAATTGCCATTCCTATTCCACATACAACAAATCATTTAAGGGGAATGGGAGTAAAAAAAGGGGTTACAGTTATTGTTGGGGGAGGCTATCATGGGAAAAGTACGCTTTTACAAGGAATTGAAAGAGGCGTTTATAACTATAGAAAAGGAGACGGGCGTGAGTTTGTGATTACGGAAAATACGGCTGTCAAAATTCGTGCTGAAGACGGGCGAAACGTTGAAAAAGTAGACATTTCTCTATTTGTAAATAACTTGCCAAACGGAGGGAGTACAGCAGAATTTTCAAGTGAAAATGCAAGCGGAAGTACGTCCCAAGCGGCAAATATTATTGAAGCGCTTGAAGCAGGAGCAAGGACCTTAGTTATTGATGAAGATACAAGCGCTACAAATTTCATGATTCGGGATATGCGAATGAAAGAACTGATTTCCTCACAGGAAGAACCAATTACTCCTTTTATTGATCGAGTAAGTACCCTTTACGAACAAGAAGGAATATCATCTATTCTTGTGATGGGGGGATCTGGAGCATATTTTGAAAAAGCACATACTGTTTTAAAACTCAATAATTACAACTGTACGGACGTTACAAATCAGGCAAAGGAAATTGCGGCTAAATACCCTGAAGAACATAGATATGCATTTACAAAACATGAAGGCCGAAAAGAAAGAATAGTGAGACCGGAAAGTTTACAAAGCGAGCAAGGAAGAAAACGAATGATAAAAGTTCGTTCAAAAGATACTATTCAATATGGAAAAAGCATCATTAACCTCCACTATGTAGAACAGCTTGTAAATGAAAGTCAAACAAGAGCAATTGCAGGAATCCTTAGTCATATAGAACGAAAAAATCTGCTTTGTTCTTCAAAAACGATGAAAGATTTATTGAAGTATGTTCAACAAGAAATTGAAAGACACGGCTTGAAACATTTTGCAAGCTCAAAAAAAGGTGAAGGAGAATTAGCAGAGCCTCGGGCACATGAAATCGCAGCAGCGTTAAACAGACTTCGTTCCCTATCTATGATATAA
- the odhB gene encoding 2-oxoglutarate dehydrogenase complex dihydrolipoyllysine-residue succinyltransferase, with translation MGEIKVPELAESITEGTISEWLKKVGDKIERGEYIAELETDKVNVEITAEESGVITEFLKEPGDTVHVGEVIARLDESGEGGGESASSSAPEAKEEASQEKAPEAEAPKESTTAVATKEVPKEEAKSTSRTIASPAARKLARERGIKLDDVKTTDPMGRVRKHDIESHENKPAAKGQSAPQPQKQVQPQDPQKPEERIKMTRRRQTIANRLVEVQQTAAMLTTFNEIDMTAVMALRKRRKDNFFEQHDVRLGFMSFFTKAVVAALRKFPLLNAEIQGNELVLKKYYDIGVAVSTDDGLVVPVVRDADRKTFSDIEGDILDKAKKARDNKLTLKDLQGGTFTITNGGVFGSLLSTPILNGPQVGILGMHKIQLRPVAIDEERSENRPMMYIALSYDHRIVDGKEAVSFLATIKDLLEDPETLLLEG, from the coding sequence ATGGGAGAGATCAAAGTACCAGAATTAGCAGAATCAATTACAGAGGGAACAATTTCAGAGTGGCTGAAAAAAGTAGGCGACAAAATTGAGCGCGGGGAATATATTGCAGAGCTTGAAACAGATAAAGTAAATGTTGAAATCACGGCTGAGGAATCTGGTGTTATTACAGAATTTCTGAAAGAGCCTGGTGATACTGTTCACGTTGGTGAAGTGATTGCTCGCTTAGATGAAAGTGGAGAAGGCGGCGGCGAAAGTGCATCTTCTTCTGCACCAGAAGCGAAAGAAGAAGCATCACAGGAAAAAGCACCAGAGGCTGAAGCGCCAAAAGAAAGCACAACAGCTGTAGCAACGAAGGAAGTACCAAAAGAAGAAGCAAAATCGACAAGCCGTACGATTGCTTCACCAGCAGCACGTAAACTTGCTCGCGAGCGTGGTATTAAACTTGATGATGTGAAAACAACAGATCCAATGGGGCGCGTTCGCAAACATGATATTGAGTCACATGAGAATAAACCAGCAGCTAAAGGGCAAAGTGCACCTCAGCCACAAAAACAAGTACAGCCACAAGATCCACAAAAACCGGAAGAACGCATAAAAATGACGCGTCGACGTCAAACAATTGCTAATCGTCTTGTAGAGGTTCAGCAAACAGCAGCAATGCTCACAACGTTTAATGAAATTGATATGACAGCTGTTATGGCTCTGCGCAAGCGTCGTAAAGATAATTTCTTTGAACAGCACGATGTTCGTCTTGGATTCATGTCTTTCTTTACAAAAGCAGTTGTGGCTGCTTTAAGAAAGTTCCCGCTCTTAAACGCTGAAATTCAAGGAAATGAGCTTGTTCTGAAAAAGTATTACGATATTGGAGTTGCGGTATCAACTGATGATGGTCTTGTTGTTCCAGTTGTACGTGATGCAGATCGTAAAACATTCTCTGATATTGAAGGAGATATTTTAGATAAAGCGAAAAAAGCGCGTGACAATAAATTAACGTTAAAAGATTTACAAGGTGGAACATTTACAATTACAAATGGAGGAGTCTTTGGTTCTCTTCTTTCAACTCCAATTTTAAATGGACCACAAGTGGGAATTCTCGGTATGCATAAAATTCAACTTCGTCCTGTTGCAATTGATGAAGAACGTTCCGAAAACCGTCCAATGATGTATATTGCTCTATCATATGATCACCGTATTGTAGATGGAAAAGAAGCGGTAAGCTTCCTTGCTACAATTAAAGACTTATTAGAAGATCCAGAAACACTTCTTCTTGAAGGATAA